A stretch of the Streptococcus oralis genome encodes the following:
- a CDS encoding CD20-like domain-containing protein, with product MKPEEQKVLGILATIFGAIALLGSWIPFINYLSFFIAIVAFILGIIGLIVNLKKRKTMAIIGTSLAVASVVLFFTTQVLYANVYKEFIREFNRSYSEASASMEREEESDLTDDSAYSIPEEEENDTFTWTQEQFDALIEGDLDNKGKGGTNYKDIIKKHGLPDSEFDSTIGGYDTRKITYISIGDKIKTVTLTFAKQDNGQLLLVQKHAVGLGLEKSKKQNDSETRV from the coding sequence ATGAAACCAGAGGAACAGAAAGTTTTAGGGATTTTGGCAACCATTTTTGGAGCCATCGCACTTTTAGGGTCCTGGATTCCATTTATTAACTATCTATCATTTTTCATCGCCATTGTCGCATTTATCTTGGGGATTATCGGCCTTATCGTCAATCTCAAAAAACGGAAAACCATGGCCATTATCGGAACATCCCTCGCAGTTGCTTCTGTTGTACTTTTCTTTACGACCCAAGTACTGTACGCTAATGTCTACAAAGAGTTTATCAGGGAGTTTAACCGTTCCTACAGCGAGGCAAGTGCCTCAATGGAGCGCGAAGAAGAAAGCGACTTGACAGATGATAGCGCCTATTCCATCCCAGAGGAGGAAGAAAACGATACCTTCACCTGGACCCAAGAACAGTTCGACGCCTTAATCGAAGGTGACCTTGACAACAAAGGAAAAGGTGGTACCAACTACAAGGATATTATCAAAAAACACGGACTACCAGACTCCGAATTTGACTCCACTATCGGAGGGTACGATACGAGAAAAATCACCTATATCTCCATTGGAGACAAGATCAAGACCGTTACCTTAACTTTTGCAAAACAGGACAATGGACAGCTCTTGCTCGTTCAAAAACATGCAGTCGGTCTAGGTCTTGAAAAAAGCAAGAAACAAAACGATTCTGAAACAAGAGTCTAA